ATCTTTTTTTGATCAGGACTAGATAATCCAAAATGGTTTTCTCCACAAAAATCCTCCCTCCCATACAATTTCTCTTCTTATTTTAAGTATGATCTAATTGTAACAATCCGTTGTATTAACGACATGGAACCGAACGGCACTTTCTCCCTCACTACAGAGGAAGGGGGATGTATACTTTTGGACACGGCATGGTATACTTTTGTACCATACTTTGTCGATTATGGTAAATACACAAGAAAAAATCCTCAAAACCACCAAAGTTGGTGATTTTGAGGATTTCTCTATACCACTCGCATATTGAAACTACTGCGTAGCTTATGGGGTTAGCGCATCATCATATTGGTTGGCTCGTACTTCGCTAGACCAATCGCATTGGCATATAATGCTGCCTGCGTACGATCTGCCAGTCGCAGCTTGGCCAAGATCTGACTGACATGCTTTTTGACGGTGAACTCACTGATAAATAACCGGGATGCTATTTCACGATTGCAAGCCCCTTGTCCCAGCTCCACCAGCACTTCCTTTTCCTTGGGTGTCAGGTCGTCCGTGAGATTGCCAGCATCTTCACGCAGCTTATTTTCGAGAATAGCCGGATCATAATATTTGCGTCCTTTGTTGACAAGATGAATCGCGTAAATTAGTTCCTCAGGCAAAGCCTCCTTAAGCACGTAACCGTCCACAGAGGCTTCCTCCGCTTTCAGAAAATCTTCACGTGTTGCAGAAGAGGTCAGCAAAATAAATTTGCTTCTGAACCCGCGTCCGCGCGCTATCTTGATAATATCCAGACCTGATTCATCAGCTAATTTCAAATCCAGCAGCACCAAATCCGGATCCGTTTCCTCGATCACCGCAAGTGCTTCCTGTTGATTCTGGGCCTCTCCCGCGAACTGAACATTGGGCTGCATGGATATAACCGCAGCGAGTCCTTTCCGTACTAAAGGATGATCATCGACAATGACAATTTTCATGATTCGGCCTCCTGTCTACAGTTCAGGATTTGCATAATCCCTATGTATCCGATTGTTACCGCAGATTTTGTATTGCAGAATGTTCACACATTGTATTCAAGGATTTTGTAAAATCCTCATTCATAAGCATTTACCGGAATGGACAATCGGATCTGTGTTCCCTCTCCGATTCGACTTGAAATATCAAATTCGCCTCCCATCGATTGAGCTAAATATTCCATATTCATCATGCCCAGGCCCCCGCCTGCACTGACCGCCTCACCTCCTGCTACCATTCTCGCCGTCTCAAACCCTACTCCGTCGTCATGAATAGACAGTCTAATCACTTGGGGCGTCAATTTTAACTTCACATCAATTCGCTTGGCCAATCCATGACGGATTGCGTTCCCCGCCGCTTCGGAAATGATGCGGAACAAAGCCTTTTGGTACAAATACGGAAGTGAATAATGATCACCATGAATGTCAAAATCAATTTGTACATGGTTCAGCTTGGAGAGTGTATGCAGATGACTTTTCACCGTCCCCAACCAAGTTGATCCTCCGCTTTTTTTCGAGCTTAGACTATGAATTGCCCCCTTCAGCTCTCTAACCGCTTGGTTGGCCGATTGCTGAATTAAATCAATTTGTTCCTCCACCTGCTCCTTAGGCTGATGGCACCAAGTCTGCCGGAGAGAATGCGTTGCATACACAATACCAAAAAGACTTTGTGAAACATTGTCATGCATTTCATTTGCAATCCGGTTCTGCTCATTCGTCACAATCAACTGATTCTCAATACGCTCCAGCTCATAGCGTTCCAAAAACACAGCACTCAGCTCAGCCAAGAATATCAGTTGTTGTACGAGCCAGCGTCTCCCCGTCAAACTTTGATCCGGTCCCAGCTTGAGACCAATTGTCGCTACAAAGCGGGTCGTCATCGGTACGGTGATCATGAGAAAGTCGCCCCATTCCGGTAGATGTCTGAAAAACGGTTCGCGCTCTTCCCTGAACTCCTCCCGGTAATTCTCCAGTTCCTCGAATAGCTGTTCCTCTTCCTCTACCGTCCAGCCTGTCTGGCTGCTTGCCGGCGCATCTTCCTCCTGACTATCCAGCCAGAAAAATGCACGGCTCTGCTTGGTTAACTTGATAGTGTAATCCGAGATGACCTGACCTAGATTTAATGCCTCATTATGGCTGGTCGTCTCCATGATGTGGTAAATCGACTTGATATGATCCATCGTCTCATTGGCTTGTTCTTTAGCCACCTTCAGTTCGTCCTTCATGACGCGAATAACCTGCATTGCCATAGTGGTTACGATCAATACCAGAAACAGATTAATGTTCTGCAATATAAGATCCCACAAAAAATATTGACCTGGTGTAAAAAAGATATAACAAAATGTGAGCACCAAACCGATATAAGAAAGTAGGAGCGTCCAGCTGTACCTCATAGATAGATGAGCACAAGCTACCAGCATGGGGGTAATCACATACCATTTGAACGGGCTATTGATCCCTCCGGTCGGGAATAACAGCAAAATGATCCCTGCGGTTTCTAGTGCAATACTGCATTTCAATACCATATCATGAAGTCTGTATTTACGGTAAATCCAAGTAAATGCTGTAACGGATAAAAATAGAAAAACAATCAGTAATAGCTTTTGCCATACCATTAATCTAGATGTTTCGAACAGAAAAACAAGTGATGTTAAAGATAATGATACATAACGGTATAAAAAAATCATTTTGTCTTCTGCTGACTTCTTCAACTTCATCCTGTCACCCTATTCTGTGTTTTGAAGGGACGATGGGCATATTAGGTTTGTTTGCGTACTCTAAAAAAATCATAACCAATCCAAAAATAAATAACAAGACATAAACTCTTACGTAAACGGTTACATTCCAAAAAATTTGGTACTTTTTATAACATATTTACCGTTTCAGGAAAACATTTTGGGGGTAATGTCAGAATTTATGACGTTTGTCAAGGTAATAAATCACATTTTTATCAGCCTAAAAAAAGGACTTGCTGGCACCGCCGTGACTATAACAGCGGTATTCAGCAAGTCCTTTTTAGTGAATTTGGCGGTCTGCTTTTTAGCCCCCGGTACGCGCCAACTCACGCATATTGGCTTCAAATGCTGCCAGTAGAGCTTCATCCCCGCTCAAACCGGTCGCCTCTTCTTTTTGGATCTGTTCAACCATACGCTTGTAATCCTTTGGAATCACCCGTACAAATTGCTGAATCGCAGTCTGCCATTCATCCAAAATACGTTGTCCTGCTTCACTACCCGTGTAAGTGACATGGCGCTGAATTAAGCCGCGCAAATCCGCTGCTTCTGCAGGGTCCTCCACATCTTCCAGCAACACCATCTCCAGATTACAACGGCTCAGGAACGTTCCTTCAGGATCATAGACGTATGCAATACCTCCGGACATCCCGGCTCCAAAGTTCCGTCCGGTTCCACCCAATACAGCTACACGTCCGCCCGTCATGTATTCGCAGCCATGATCACCAACGCCCTCAACAACAATACGTGCGCCGGAATTCCGAACGGCAAAGCGCTCGCCTGCGATTCCGTTAATATAAGCTTCACCACTGGTCGCTCCATACAAGGCTGTATTTCCGATAATAATGTTCTCTTCAGCCTTAAAGGTCGCTTTGTGAGATTTCTTTACAATAACTTTACCGCCAGATAGCCCTTTACCGACATAGTCATTGCTATCGCCTTCGACGCTCAACGTGATACCTTTCGGAATAAAGGCTCCGAAGCTCTGACCTGCCGATCCAATGAAGTTAAAGCGAATCGTATCCTCAGGCAGACCTGCCGCTCCATACTTACGTGTAACCTCGCTGCCCAGAATCGTACCTACCGCCCGATTCACGTTAGTAATAGGCAAGGTACCCTCCACAGGCGTTCCGCTCTCCAGTGCTTCCGCAGCCATCGGTAAGAGCTTCTGCATATCAAGTGTTTCTTCCAGACCGTGGTTTTGGCGCTGTACGCGGTAACGTACACTTCCATCTTCCAACTCAGGAACATGCAGTAGCAAGCTCAGATCTACGCCCTTCTTCTTCCAATGTGAATCGGCGTTCACGGTATCCAGACAATCCGTACGGCCAATCATTTCCTGAATCGTGCGGAATCCCAGCTCCGCCATAATTTCACGGACATCTTCTGCGATGAAACGCATAAAATTCACCACATGGGCTGGATCACCCATATAATTTTTGCGCAACTCTGGATTCTGCGTAGCCACACCAACCGGACAGGTATCCATTTGGCATACCCGCATCATAATACAGCCCAACGCTACGAGCGGCGCTGTGGAGAAGCCGTATTCTTCCGCACCCAACAGGGCAGCTACGACCAAATCACGTCCAGACAGCATCTTACCGTCTGTCTCCAGTACCACGCGGTCGCGCAGGTTGTTCAGCATGAGCGTCTGATGCGTCTCAGCCAGCCCCAGCTCCCAAGGCATACCCGCATGGCGGATGGAGCCTTGCGGGGAAGCGCCTGTACCACCGTCATAACCGCTGACCAGAATAATGTCAGCACGGCCTTTGGCTACCCCTGTAGCAATCGTGCCTACACCTACCTCTGATACCAGCTTTACGTTAATATCAGCACGTGGATTGGCGTTTTTAAGATCATAGATGAGCTCTGCCAAATCCTCGATAGAATAAATATCGTGATGCGGTGGTGGCGAAATCAGGCCTACTCCTGGCGTTGAACCGCGTACCTCGGCGACCCAAGGATACACCTTGCGTCCTGGTAGTTGCCCACCTTCGCCCGGCTTCGCGCCTTGCGCCATTTTAATCTGAATTTCGTCAGCATTCACCAAGTAGTTCGACGTGACACCAAATCGGCCAGATGCCACCTGCTTGATCGAACTGCGACGTGAATCACCATTAGCATCCGGGATGAAACGCGCAGGGTTTTCCCCGCCCTCACCCGTGTTGCTCTTGCCACCGATCCGATTCATCGCAATCGCCAAATCTTCATGCGCTTCCTGGCTAATGGAGCCGAAAGACATAGCTCCTGTTTTAAAGCGACGCATAATCGATGCAGCAGATTCCACTTCATCCAGCGGCACAGGCTCACCAGCAGGCTTCAACTGAAGCATGGAGCGAATCGTCAAATGTTGTTCAGATTCACCCTGTACCAGCTTGGTGTACTTCTTGTAAAGCTCGTAGTCTCCCGAGCGAACCGATTGCTGGAGCAAATGCACCGTTTGCGGGTTAAACAAATGCTCTTCTCCATCGTTGCGCCATTGGTATTCACCGCCCGAATCAAGCACCTTATCATTGCCGTCCTTATCAGTGAAAGCACGGTTATGGTGGGCCAGCGCTTCCATCGTCACTTCCTCCAGACCAATACCGCCAATGCGGGAAGGTGTCCAGGTGAAATAACGATCAACAAACTCCTGCTTCAAACCTACAGCCTCGAAAATTTGCGCTCCACGGTACGACTGAATCGTGGAAATACCCATTTTGGACAATATTTTAACAACGCCCTTGGTTGCCGCTTTAATATAATTTTTAACTGCTTTTTCGTGCGAGATGCCGCGCAGCAAACCCTGTTGAATCATGACATCCAGCGTTTCAAACGCCAGATACGGATTAACCGCGCTCACACCGTAGCCCAAAAGCACCGCATAATGGTGAATATCTCTTGGCTCCCCGGATTCCAGCAAAATGCTCACACGTGTGCGTGTACCCTGCTTAATCAGATGGTGATGAAGGCTGGAGACAGCTAGCAACGCCGGAATG
This window of the Paenibacillus polymyxa genome carries:
- a CDS encoding response regulator, with translation MKIVIVDDHPLVRKGLAAVISMQPNVQFAGEAQNQQEALAVIEETDPDLVLLDLKLADESGLDIIKIARGRGFRSKFILLTSSATREDFLKAEEASVDGYVLKEALPEELIYAIHLVNKGRKYYDPAILENKLREDAGNLTDDLTPKEKEVLVELGQGACNREIASRLFISEFTVKKHVSQILAKLRLADRTQAALYANAIGLAKYEPTNMMMR
- a CDS encoding sensor histidine kinase; the encoded protein is MKLKKSAEDKMIFLYRYVSLSLTSLVFLFETSRLMVWQKLLLIVFLFLSVTAFTWIYRKYRLHDMVLKCSIALETAGIILLLFPTGGINSPFKWYVITPMLVACAHLSMRYSWTLLLSYIGLVLTFCYIFFTPGQYFLWDLILQNINLFLVLIVTTMAMQVIRVMKDELKVAKEQANETMDHIKSIYHIMETTSHNEALNLGQVISDYTIKLTKQSRAFFWLDSQEEDAPASSQTGWTVEEEEQLFEELENYREEFREEREPFFRHLPEWGDFLMITVPMTTRFVATIGLKLGPDQSLTGRRWLVQQLIFLAELSAVFLERYELERIENQLIVTNEQNRIANEMHDNVSQSLFGIVYATHSLRQTWCHQPKEQVEEQIDLIQQSANQAVRELKGAIHSLSSKKSGGSTWLGTVKSHLHTLSKLNHVQIDFDIHGDHYSLPYLYQKALFRIISEAAGNAIRHGLAKRIDVKLKLTPQVIRLSIHDDGVGFETARMVAGGEAVSAGGGLGMMNMEYLAQSMGGEFDISSRIGEGTQIRLSIPVNAYE
- the gltB gene encoding glutamate synthase large subunit, whose translation is MRQTGLPPKQGLYDPQFEKDACGMGFVAHIKGKPSHDIVSQALTMLVNMEHRGGQGSEPNSGDGAGIMIQVPHLFFQEEAERLGFKLPKAGQYGVGMLFVSNDPKVRELHEQKLREIIVDEGQNCLGFRDVPTYDEMLGKSAKAAKPGVRQVFIGRSSDLKEELDFERKLYVIRKRAELAIRYNQEDMNGESFYIPSLSCRKVVYKGMLTTEQVGKFYLDLQDERVTSAIALVHSRFSTNTFPSWDRAHPYRFMIHNGEINTMRGNVNWMHARQAQFESEAFGNDIKKVKPVINPDGSDTAMFDNTLEFLYLSGRSLPHVAMMMVPEPWNKHETMDPKKRAFYEYHSTMMEPWDGPAAMAFTDGIQIGAILDRNGLRPARYYVTKDDLIALSSEAGVLDIAPENVLYKDRLRPGRMLLVDTQEGRIVSDEELKERIASEEPYQQWLDEHLIDLDDLPEALEQPEPKHENVNQLQLAFGYTFEELRKLLEPMALTGAEPIGSMGYDAPLAVLSDRPQRLYNYFKQMFAQVTNPPIDAIREEIVTSTATTIGPERNLLHPEPESCRQIRLDSPVLSNEEFAKIRHVHRPGFKSMTIPIFFEAKEGAEGLYKALEGLFEAADRVIDKGHNILILSDRGVDAENAAIPALLAVSSLHHHLIKQGTRTRVSILLESGEPRDIHHYAVLLGYGVSAVNPYLAFETLDVMIQQGLLRGISHEKAVKNYIKAATKGVVKILSKMGISTIQSYRGAQIFEAVGLKQEFVDRYFTWTPSRIGGIGLEEVTMEALAHHNRAFTDKDGNDKVLDSGGEYQWRNDGEEHLFNPQTVHLLQQSVRSGDYELYKKYTKLVQGESEQHLTIRSMLQLKPAGEPVPLDEVESAASIMRRFKTGAMSFGSISQEAHEDLAIAMNRIGGKSNTGEGGENPARFIPDANGDSRRSSIKQVASGRFGVTSNYLVNADEIQIKMAQGAKPGEGGQLPGRKVYPWVAEVRGSTPGVGLISPPPHHDIYSIEDLAELIYDLKNANPRADINVKLVSEVGVGTIATGVAKGRADIILVSGYDGGTGASPQGSIRHAGMPWELGLAETHQTLMLNNLRDRVVLETDGKMLSGRDLVVAALLGAEEYGFSTAPLVALGCIMMRVCQMDTCPVGVATQNPELRKNYMGDPAHVVNFMRFIAEDVREIMAELGFRTIQEMIGRTDCLDTVNADSHWKKKGVDLSLLLHVPELEDGSVRYRVQRQNHGLEETLDMQKLLPMAAEALESGTPVEGTLPITNVNRAVGTILGSEVTRKYGAAGLPEDTIRFNFIGSAGQSFGAFIPKGITLSVEGDSNDYVGKGLSGGKVIVKKSHKATFKAEENIIIGNTALYGATSGEAYINGIAGERFAVRNSGARIVVEGVGDHGCEYMTGGRVAVLGGTGRNFGAGMSGGIAYVYDPEGTFLSRCNLEMVLLEDVEDPAEAADLRGLIQRHVTYTGSEAGQRILDEWQTAIQQFVRVIPKDYKRMVEQIQKEEATGLSGDEALLAAFEANMRELARTGG